In Quercus robur chromosome 11, dhQueRobu3.1, whole genome shotgun sequence, the following proteins share a genomic window:
- the LOC126707347 gene encoding 5-oxoprolinase 1: MGSFNEEKLRFCIDRGGTFTDVYAEIPGRTDGQVLKLLSVDPSNYDDAPVEGIRRILEEFTGEKIPRTLKIPTDKIEWIRMGTTVATNALLERKGERIALCVTRGFRDLLQIGNQARPSIFDLTVSKPSNLYEEVIEVDERIELVHDKEENQGSSAPLIKGISGEIVRVVKPLNEEALKPLLKGLLEKGISCLAVVLMHSYTYPQHETAVERLAVSLGFRHVSLSSALTPMVRAVPRGLTASVDAYLTPVIKEYLSGFISKFDEGLGKLNVLFMQSDGGLAPESRFSGHKAVLSGPAGGVVGYSQTLFNLETQKPLIGFDMGGTSTDVSRYAGSYEQVLETQIAGSIIQAPQLDINTVAAGGGSKLKFQFGAFRVGPESVGAHPGPVCYRKGGELAVTDANLILGFVIPDYFPSIFGPKEDQPLDIKATREEFEKLAREINSYRKSQDPSAKDMTVEEIALGFVNVANETMCRPIRQLTEMKGHETRNHALACFGGAGPQHACSIARSLGMKEVLVHRFCGILSAYGMGLADVIEEAQEPYSAVYGPESVLEAFHRETILLKQVIQKLQEQGFREENITAETYLNLRYEGTDTAIMVKRQTTEDGSACDYAVEFVNLFQQEYGFKLQNRNILICDVRVRGIGVTNILKPQVLELVSGTPKVEDNYKVYFGNGWQDTPLFKLENLGYGHVLPGPSIIMNGNSTVIVEPNCRAIITKYGNIKIEVESTINTMKVAEKVADVVQLSIFNHRFMGIAEQMGRTLQRTSISTNIKERLDFSCALFGPDGGLVANAPHVPVHLGAMSSTVRWQFNYWGDNLNEGDVLVANHPCAGGSHLPDITVVTPVFDKGRLVFFVASRGHHAEIGGITPGSMPPFSKSIWEEGAAIKAFKLVEKGIFQEEGIMKLLQFPSSGEVEHKIPGTRRIQDNLSDLRAQVAANQRGISLIKELIEQYGLDTVQAYMTYVQLNAEEAVREMLKSVATTVSSQSSELGDGNSVTIEEEDYMDDGSIIHLKLTIDSDKGEAIFDFNGTSPEVYGNWNAPEAVTAAAVIYCLRCLVDVDIPLNQGCLAPVKIHIPAGSFLSPSDKAAVVGGNVLTSQRITDVVLTAFQACACSQGCMNNLTFGDDSFGYYETIGGGSGAGPTWHGTSGVQCHMTNTRMTDPEIFEQRYPVLLHKFGLRENSGGTGLHRGGDGLVREIEFKRPVVVSILSERRVHAPRGLKGGKDGARGANFLVTKDNRRVYLGGKNTVEVQAGEILQILTPGGGGWGSPL, translated from the coding sequence ATGGGGAGTTTCAATGAAGAGAAACTCAGGTTTTGCATTGACAGAGGGGGGACCTTCACTGATGTTTATGCTGAAATCCCGGGTCGGACTGATGGTCAAGTTTTGAAACTTTTGTCTGTTGACCCATCAAACTATGATGATGCTCCAGTTGAGGGTATTCGGAGGATTCTCGAAGAGTTTACAGGGGAGAAAATCCCACGTACTTTGAAAATTCCCACGGATAAGATTGAGTGGATTAGGATGGGTACAACCGTGGCGACAAATGCACTTTtggaaagaaaaggagaaaggatTGCTTTGTGTGTGACTCGAGGCTTCCGGGATTTGCTCCAAATTGGTAACCAGGCTCGCCCCAGCATATTCGACCTCACTGTATCAAAACCATCTAATCTTTACGAGGAGGTTATAGAGGTTGATGAGAGAATTGAGCTTGTTCATGATAAGGAGGAGAATCAAGGTTCTTCTGCACCATTAATTAAGGGCATTTCAGGCGAGATTGTCAGGGTTGTGAAGCCTCTCAATGAAGAAGCTCTCAAGCCTTTACTGAAAGGGTTGTTGGAGAAGGGAATTAGCTGTTTGGCTGTCGTGTTGATGCATTCTTACACTTATCCACAGCATGAAACAGCTGTAGAGAGGTTAGCTGTGAGTTTGGGTTTCAGACATGTTTCTTTATCTTCAGCTTTGACTCCCATGGTTAGAGCTGTTCCGAGGGGTCTAACAGCTAGTGTTGATGCATACTTGACCCCAGTTATTAAAGAGTACTTATCAGGATTCATATCCAAATTTGATGAAGGGTTGGGGAAGTTGAATGTTCTGTTTATGCAATCAGATGGAGGACTTGCACCAGAAAGTAGATTTTCAGGGCACAAGGCAGTGTTGTCTGGTCCGGCCGGTGGGGTTGTAGGCTACTCACAGACTCTTTTTAATCTTGAAACACAGAAGCCCCTTATTGGGTTTGACATGGGTGGTACATCTACTGATGTGAGCCGTTATGCTGGAAGTTATGAACAAGTTCTCGAAACTCAAATTGCTGGTTCTATAATTCAAGCACCTCAGCTTGACATCAACACTGTTGCTGCCGGTGGTGGATCAAAGTTGAAATTCCAATTTGGAGCTTTCCGAGTTGGACCAGAATCAGTGGGTGCACACCCTGGTCCTGTGTGTTACCGGAAAGGTGGGGAATTGGCAGTAACAGATGCAAACCTGATTCTAGGATTTGTTATTCCTGATTATTTCCCATCCATCTTTGGCCCTAAGGAAGATCAGCCTCTAGATATCAAGGCAACTAGAGAAGAATTTGAGAAGCTTGCAAGGGAAATAAACTCCTACAGAAAGAGTCAGGATCCATCTGCCAAGGACATGACAGTGGAGGAGATTGCTCTGGGATTTGTGAATGTTGCTAATGAGACAATGTGTCGTCCAATACGGCAGTTAACTGAGATGAAGGGCCATGAAACAAGGAACCATGCTCTTGCTTGCTTTGGAGGTGCTGGACCTCAGCATGCGTGCTCCATTGCTAGGTCTTTGGGTATGAAAGAAGTACTTGTTCACAGGTTCTGTGGGATCTTAAGTGCTTATGGGATGGGATTAGCCGATGTTATTGAAGAGGCACAGGAGCCATATTCTGCTGTTTATGGTCCCGAATCTGTCCTCGAGGCCTTTCACAGAGAAACTATTTTGCTGAAGCAAGTAATACAGAAGTTGCAAGAGCAAGGTTTTAGAGAGGAAAACATTACTGCAGaaacatatttaaatttaagataTGAAGGTACAGACACTGCCATCATGGTTAAGAGGCAAACAACTGAAGATGGATCAGCTTGTGACTATGCAGTGGAATTTGTGAATCTCTTTCAGCAAGAGTATGGATTTAAACTACAAAACAGGAACATCTTAATATGTGATGTAAGAGTTCGTGGTATAGGAGTCACAAATATATTGAAGCCTCAGGTCCTTGAACTTGTTTCTGGTACTCCTAAAGTTGAAGACAACTACAAGGTTTACTTTGGGAATGGGTGGCAAGATACACCTCTGTTCAAGCTTGAGAATTTGGGGTATGGGCATGTCTTACCAGGTCCTTCAATCATCATGAATGGGAATAGTACTGTGATAGTGGAGCCCAACTGTAGAGCTATTATAACCAAATATGGCAACATTAAAATTGAAGTTGAGTCTACTATAAACACCATGAAAGTAGCAGAAAAAGTTGCAGATGTTGTGCAGCTTTCAATCTTTAATCACAGGTTTATGGGAATTGCTGAACagatgggaaggaccctacagaggACTTCTATATCAACAAATATCAAGGAACGGCTGGATTTCTCTTGTGCTCTCTTTGGTCCTGATGGGGGACTAGTTGCAAATGCCCCTCACGTTCCTGTTCACCTAGGAGCCATGTCTAGCACAGTTCGGTGGCAGTTCAACTACTGGGGTGATAATTTGAATGAAGGTGATGTTTTGGTTGCCAATCATCCTTGTGCTGGTGGTAGCCATCTTCCTGATATAACTGTTGTTACACCTGTTTTTGATAAGGGGAGGCTAGTATTTTTTGTGGCAAGCCGAGGGCATCATGCAGAGATTGGTGGAATAACTCCTGGAAGCATGCCACCTTTTTCAAAGTCCATATGGGAAGAAGGGGCTGCCATAAAAGCATTTAAGCTCGTGGAAAAGGGGATTTTTCAGGAAGAAGGAATCATGAAACTTCTCCAATTCCCCAGCTCTGGTGAAGTGGAGCATAAGATCCCTGGAACACGCAGGATTCAAGATAATCTATCAGATCTTCGAGCACAAGTAGCTGCAAATCAGAGAGGAATTTCCCTCATAAAAGAGCTTATTGAGCAGTATGGTTTGGACACTGTTCAGGCTTACATGACGTATGTGCAGTTAAATGCAGAAGAAGCAGTGAGAGAAATGCTTAAGTCAGTTGCTACTACAGTTTCATCTCAGTCATCTGAGCTTGGAGATGGAAATTCAGTAACCATTGAGGAAGAGGATTACATGGATGACGGGTCCATTATTCATTTGAAACTGACAATTGATTCTGATAAAGGTGAAGCAATTTTTGACTTTAACGGGACTAGTCCTGAAGTTTATGGGAATTGGAATGCACCAGAAGCAGTAACAGCTGCAGCAGTCATTTACTGCCTTCGCTGTTTGGTGGATGTCGATATTCCTCTCAATCAAGGTTGTTTGGCTCCTGTTAAGATCCATATTCCAGCAGGGTCATTCCTCTCTCCAAGTGATAAAGCTGCGGTGGTGGGAGGTAACGTTCTGACATCACAGAGAATAACTGATGTTGTACTAACTGCATTTCAAGCTTGTGCATGTTCACAGGGTTGTATGAATAACCTCACATTTGGGGATGATTCTTTTGGTTATTATGAAACAATTGGAGGTGGGAGTGGGGCTGGTCCAACCTGGCATGGAACCAGTGGAGTCCAATGCCACATGACCAACACGAGAATGACTGATCCGGAGATTTTTGAGCAGAGATATCCGGTTCTTTTGCATAAATTTGGGCTTAGGGAGAACAGCGGGGGAACCGGACTTCATAGAGGAGGTGATGGTCTTGTCAGGGAGATAGAGTTCAAGCGCCCTGTTGTGGTGAGCATTCTATCGGAGAGGCGTGTTCATGCACCAAGAGGCCTAAAAGGTGGCAAAGATGGGGCTCGTGGGGCTAACTTCCTTGTCACAAAAGATAATCGGAGAGTTTATCTTGGGGGTAAAAATACAGTTGAGGTGCAGGCAGGggaaattcttcaaattttaaCTCCTGGTGGTGGGGGATGGGGTTCTCCTCTTTGA